DNA from Solidesulfovibrio fructosivorans JJ]:
CGAAGTCATTTTCGAGGAGTTCAAGGGCACCGGCAACATGGAAATCTATCTGGACCGCCACCTCGCCGAAAAGCGCGTCTTCCCGGCCATCGACATCAACCGGTCCGGCACCCGCAAGGAGGAGCTGCTGCTCGAAACCGACGTGCTCAACCGCGTCTGGATTCTGCGCAAGCTGCTCGCCCCCATGAGCCCCATCGACTCCATGGAGTTCCTGCTCGACAAGATGCGCGGCACGAAAAACAACCGCGAGTTCCTCGACCTCATGAATAAGTAGCCGGGAATATACCCGGTTTTTCCTCCGCTCGGGGAACGGTCGGCGCTCCGGCCGTTCCCCGTCGCTTTTTTTTTGCCCAGCCCGCTTGAAAGCCCTTTATGAAAGATGGGTTAGGGAAGCGCCGTCGACTTTCCTTCCCGCCTGGATCGAGATATATACCGGCTATGTCCGTCCAACGCTTCCGCTTCGCGCCGGGCGTGACCCGGCGACTTGCCGCGGCCCTGGCCGCCGTCTTTTTCTTCGTGACCGCGGTCCTTGTCCCCGCGGCCCAGGCCAGCCTCTTCTCCTTCGACCTCAAGGACGAGCGCGAGCTCGGCGAGAAGTTCAACGCGCTCATCCGGGCCCGGATGCCCTTGATCGAAGACACCGAAGTCAACGATTACATCCAGGGCATCATCAACCGGCTGGTGCGGGTCAAGCCGCCCATGGCCTTTCCCATCACCCTCGGCGTCATCAACAACAACGCCGTCAACGCGTTCGCCGGCCCGGCCGGCTACGTCTTCGTCTACACCGGCCTGCTGCTCCAGATGGATCACGAATCCGAGGTGGCCGGCGTTCTGGCCCACGAACTGGGCCACGTCAGCCAGCAGCACATCGCCAAGCGCATGGGTGAAATGCAAGCCCTTTCCATCGGCCAACTCGTCGGCGTCCTGGCCGGCGTCATCCTCGGCCAGACCACCGGCAACCGCGACCTCGGCAGCGCCGTCGCCATAGGCAGCCAGGCGGCCTCGGCCCATGCCTACCTGAAGTATTCCCGCGACGACGAACGCGAGGCCGACCAGGTCGGCATGAACACCCTCGTCGCCGCCGGCTACCGGCCCCAAGGGCTCGTCGAGGCCTTTGAAACCATGCGCCGGCTGCGCTTCATGCAGGGCGGCGGCGTGATTCCCACCTACCTGAGCACCCACCCCGGCCTTGAGGAACGCATGGGCTACCTCAGGGACCGGCTGAAGCTGCTGCCCAAAAACGTGCTCGACCGCAAGGACAACGATGTGGCCTTCAAACGCGCCCAGATGCTGGTGCGCGCCCGCTACACCGACGCCAACAACGCCGTGGCCTACTTCCGCAAGCTCGGGGACAAGGCCACCTGCCTGGACAAGCTCGGGCTGGCCATCGCCCTGTCCCGGTCGCTGGCCGACGTGAGCCAGGCCAAATCGGCCTTCGAGACGGCGCTGGCCTGCGGCGGCAAGGACGCGCTGGTGCTGCGCGAATCGGGCCGCTATTTCCTGAAGATCCGCGACTTCGCCCGGGCCAAGAGCCTGCTCCAGGCGGCCCTGCGGCAAAATCCCCGGGATATCGACGCCAATTACGAATACGGCCGCATGCTGGCCCAGGAAGGCAATTACAGGGAAGCCGTGACCTACCTGGACCAGGTGCGCATGCGCGTGCCGGAAAACCCGGAAATCCGCGCCATCTACGGCCAGGTGCTCGGCCAGGCCGGCGACATCTTCCACGCCTACCTCAACCTGACCTACGCCGCCATCTACGAAAACAACCCCCGTCAGGCCAAATTCCAGATGGAAAAAGCCAAGGCCGCCGCCAAAAACGACGACGATCGCCGCGAACTGGCCCGGCTCGAAGAAACCATGAAAAAACGCTCGGCGTACTGGAAAAAGCGGTTTTAGAGAACTAGGAAGGGAGAGGAAAAGTGCGAGAGGGGAAACCCTTTAAAAAGGGTTCTCCCCTCTCGCGCTCTCCCCTTGCTAAACTTTTTATCAGTGTAGGCATCGACATTCTTTTCTCTCCCAAACAAAACTCCTGTCTTCCTTCGTCCCATCCCAGGCGCGACCTTCCTCCTCCCCCTTGTTTCCCCCGAAACGTCTTGCCCCCACGCCGCGTTCCGGCTTACCGTCACTCCAAACCCTTTGAAAGTTTTTGGGGAGGGAGGGGGGATGCGGGGGGAGGGAACCCCTTTTTGAAAAAAAGGGGTTCCCTCCCCCCGCATCGCATTCCACCAACCACACCACTCCCCCAAAGGAGCCAGCCATGCGCAAAGGGACCGAGGAAAAGACGCCCATCGTGGTGCGGCCCGAGGCTGTGGAGCGCTATTTGCGCGAATCTTTCGGCGACGGCGCGCGGCTTATCGGCGTATGCGCCATGGGCGCGGACGGCCAGGGCATGAAGGAATTCGGCTACGGCAAGCCGGTATGCCTGGATTTCGAGGTCGACGGCGAAGCGCGCCACGGCGTGCTGTCCATCATGCGCGGGGACAAGTACGGGCATCAGTTCTACTGGGACCGGGCGGCCATATTGATGTTCCAGTACGAGGCCGGGGGGCGCATGGAAAAGCATGTGCGTCCCATCGGGCTCGGCTATTTCGACCGGGACGACCGGCTGGTGCCGGTCAGCGCGCCCAAGGAATTTTTCATCATCAGCGAGAAGGCCCAAGGCTACGACTATTACCTGGATTTGCAGCGCATCCAGAAGACGGGCCTGGAAGACAGGGATGTGCGCATGGCCCGGGAATTCGCCAAATGGCTGGCCCGGGTGCACGCCGTCAAAAAGGACGACGCGGATTTGTACCTGCGCCGGGTGCGCAACCTGATCGGCGCGTCGGAATGCATTTTCGGACTGGTGGACGCCTACCCGCATCCCTACGAGTTGTTCCCGCCGGAAAAATTTTGCGCCTTGGAAAAACGCGTGATCGACTGGCGCTGGAAGCTGCGGGGCTTCACCCACCGCTTAAGCGAGGTGCACGGCGACTTCCACCCCTGGAACGTGCTGATCCAGGAAGACGGCGCGAAACGCGACTTCGCCGTGCTCGACCGCAGCCGGGGGCAGTGGGGCGAGCCGGCCGACGACGTGGCCACCATGAGCCTCAATTATGTGTTGTTCGGGCTGTACAAGGAACCGAAGCTCGCCGGGGATTTCGAGCGGCTGTACATGACCTTTTGGGAGACGTACCTGCGCGAATCGGGCGACGACGACATCCTTGCCGTCATCGCGCCGTTTTTCGTCTTCCGGGGACTGGTCGTGGCCTCGCCCCAATGGTACCCCGGCCATCCGCCCGAGGTGCGCAAGGGGCTCTTGCGCTTTCTCGTCAACGTACTCGAGGACGACCGGTTCGATTGCCAGGACTTCAACCGGTACATGAGGTGACCATGCCCGCCACGCTGTGGTTCACGGGACTGCCCGGATCGGGCAAAAGCGCGGTGGCCCGGGCCGTGGAAAAAACGCTGACCCTCGGCGGCTCCCGCGTGGCGTATTTAGAGATGGATGCCCGGCGCAAGGCCTACTTCCCCAAGCCCACCTACAGCGAGGCCGAACGCGAATCGGCCTACCGGCTCTTTGCCGAGGAAGCGGCCGGACTGTACCGCGCCGGCGGCCATGACTACATCCTCATGGACGCCTCCGCCCCGAAACGCGCCATGCGCGATTACGCCCGCTCGCTCATGGCCCGCTTCGCCGAGGCGCACATCCGTTGCGCCCTGGCCACGGCCATGGCCCGGGAGGCGGCCCGACCCGAAGGGCTGGTCATGGCCGGGCTCTACGCCAAGGCCATGCTGCGGAAAACCACCGGCCGGCAGTTCCCCGGCCTGGGGCAGGTCATCGGCGTGGACGTGCCCTTCGAGGAGGACCCGAAGGCGGAATGCATCGTGGAGGCCGAACACCTCCCCATCGAAGCCTGTCGCGACGCCGTGTTGGCCTTCCTGCGAAGTTGGGGGAGCGAAGACTCCGGGGGAGGCGCTGCCTCCCCTGGCCCCCACCGCCGGGGGGAATAATTCCCCCCGGGCCCCCTTCAAAAGGGAGCACGAGATGGGCGAAGGTTCACTCCCACCGCCATGCCGATCATGAACGCGGTCCGTCCAACACAGTGTGTTCCGGTGGCACGGGGCCCACTTTGCGGGCAATGAGGTAGCCGCGCGAATCGTTCTCGAACAGGGCCTCGTGCTCCACGGTAAAGCCGCTGGAGGTGAACCAGTGGCGCAGGCAGGCCATGTTCGGCACCCACCAATTGCTCCAGTGGTCCTGGAAGATGTCCTTGACGTAGTAGGCCATGGGCATGGCGGCGACGTTCGCGATACTGTCCGCATTGTCCGCGCAATACGCATCGACATGGCCCGCGCCTTCGAGCACCGCGCCCTCCACAAAGACCAACCCGCCGTCCTCCAGCACGGCATTGATGTTGGCGATGGCCAGCAAGGGACTGCGCAAGTGGTAGTAGACGCCGAAAAAAAGCACCACATCGAACCGCCCGTGCGCATCCGGAGCGAGGTTATAGACGCTCTCGCAAATATGCGCCGCATCGATGCCGTTTAGGGCGCGCATGGCGTCGAAGCCGCTCTGTTGCGGGGGCTGGATGTCGAAGGCCGTGACCCGCGCCCCGCGCCGGGCCATCTCCAAAGTATAGGGCCCATCCCAGGCCCCGATATCCAAAACCCTCTTGCCGGCGACATGTCGCGCCAGAGGATGTTCAAGCAGATGCGGCTTGTAGCGACAAACTCCTGGCGTCATGATCCCGGGCAGTATCTCAAAGGCATGGTACCACCAGGGCACGGCCAGAAGCCGGAGGAACTGCTCCTCGCCAAGCCGTTCCTTGTACCGTAAAAAATGAGGAAAACATTCCGGCAGAAACAGGGACTTGGGGAAACCGAGGGATTCGGCCGTCGCCGATATTTCCTCCGCAAAATAACTGGCGATGTAAACCCCGTCGTAGTCGATTCCAGGCTTCAAGGCCGCCGCCTGCCCAGGCGAAAGCACAGGCTTTCCTGAAAAGAAGCCGCCCGAATCGAAACTGTCGATAAAGGCCACGATTTCCATCGCCTCTGTTCGCAAGGCCGGAACCGACTGCTTTGCCCGCGATCCCGTTCCCCATACCAAAAGCCGCATACCCCCTCCTTCACTCCCCATGTCCTTTAAAAAACGCGCTGTCCCAAGGCCACTTCGCGCTCGGGCGCGAGCAACACCACACCGCCCTCGCCGTCGAGGCCGAGCACCAGCACCTCCGACAAAAAACCGGCGATGCGCTTGGGCGGAAAATTGACGACCGCGATGACCTGCCGGCCGGGCAAATCGCCGGCGGCGTAGAGATTGGTGACGCGGGCGCTCGACTTTCTGACGCCAAGCTCGCCGAAATCGATGGTCAGCTTGTAGGCCGGGATGCGGGCCTTGGGCAGCGGCTCGGCGGCCAGGATGCGGCCAACGCGCATATCCACCTTGAGAAAATCATCAAATGCAAGTGGTTCCATCATTTGGCCCCTTGTTGCACGCTCCCCTGTAACCAAACACGGGTTTGCGGGTACTAGTTTTGCAATACATCCTGCATCGGAGGATCGGATGTCCGAGGGACCCGTGCGTCATTGTCCAGGCTGCGGCCAAGCGCTTCGTTTTCCCGCCGGCATCGGCGGCATGCTCATGGCCTGTCCGGAGTGCGGCTACCGCTTCGCCTCGCCCTTCAAACTGGCCGCCCCGGCGGCCACGACCAAAGCCCCCATGATCGGGGCGTCCACGTCCATCGCTTCCAACGGCTCCTTTCCCGAAGCCGCCGGAAGTCCGCGTGAGGAGGCGCAGCAATCCCCGCCCCCCATGCGCCAAATAAAAGAAAATAGCCTCGCCGCCCGGGTGGCGGCCCTCTACGCGGCCAACAACCGCTGACCCCACCCTTTTCAAGGGAGGGGAAAAATTTCTTTCCCTCGAACCGAACGGTGTCGGTTCGATTGCTTCCTTTGGCTGGCCGGCGGGCGGTTGGCGGGACGCGCGGCGCATATTCGAAGAATACGCCTTCGCGTTCCGCCAACCGCCCGCCGCCCCAGACCAGGCGCCTCATACGCGAAAACAAGATGCCTACGCCATGGCCCTGGCAGTCAATCACCCCGATCGCATGCGCCTGTGCGGCAGCAATTCCCGAACTCCGCACCTTCGCTTCTCTTTCCCCTCCCATTCCGCTTCTCATGCAAAAACACCGCAATGAGAAAGACATCAGCCCCAATACCATTTCGTCCCGTTGAAAGTTTTTGAAGGGGGTCCAGGGGGAAACTTTTTTCAAAAAGTTTCCCCCTGGCCGCCGGAGGCATACCTTCATCACAACATCGTCACCCCGGGGTCGTGGCGGGCGAAGGCCGTCCGGGCGCGTTCGAAGCTCGACGTGGCGTAGCAGTAGCGACAGCCGAAGAGGCAGCGGTCGTAGGCGCCGATATCCTTGCTCGGGGCGCAGCCGCAACGCGGCCGCTGGTGCGGGTCCTTGCCCAGGGCGAGGGGCCTGCCGAGACGCGCGGCAATCCAGTCCGGGTCGACGCACCGGGCCGGGGTGATGCCCGCTTCCTGATAGAGTTCCGGCTGACAGCAGGTCATAAGCCGCATGCCGTGCGCGGCAGCCATGTCGCGCAGATCGAAAAGCAGGCGCAGGCGTTCCTCCTCGTCCGGGGGAAACGGCGCGAACCCTTGGGCGGCCAAGGGCTTCATGCGGCCGGCGATCTTGCGATAGGGCTCCAGGAAGCTGACCACCACCCGGTCGGTCAGACCGGCAAGGCGGTGGGCCAGTCGGGCAAAGGCGGCCCGGTGCCAGTCGGGCGGTGTTTTTTCCGTCAGCACGATGGGGTCGTAGCGCCAAGTGATCCGAGCCGGCAAGGCGGCGGCCAGGGCGGCGAACGCCGGCACGGAAACGTCCGGGGCCGGGCATTTCGGGTCCAGTTCCCGGGGATTAGCCAGCACCGTAAAGAGGAAAAAGGGTTCGTGGCCCATGGCCCGCAGTTCGGGCAGATGCGGCAGCAGCGGACGCGGGTCGCGGGTCCAGAAGACGATGGCGTCGACATCTTCCGGGGCCAGGGAGACGCGACTGACCTGGGCGGCGTTGAACGGACTCACCACCTCGCAAAACCCGGCCCGCAGCCGGTTGACCAGCCAGCGGGCATAAAAGGCCGGGATGTCCGTGCGGCGGCTGGCGCTTATGATCACCCCCGCCCTTCCCCCATGGCCAGGATTTCCTCGAAGGCCTCATCCGGCAGCATGCCCCCGCCCGTGCCCCAAACGATGTGGCTGGGAGTCCTGCCGGCCAGTCGCGGCAGGCCGGCGGCCCGGACCATGGCCGGACCGGCGAGCCCGGCGGCGGCGGAGGGTTCCAGACGCAGGGCCGCCCGCTTCCAGGCGGCGGCCACGTGGTCGGCCATGGCCGCGTCGGTCACGGTGCACACGCCATCGACCATGGGTGCAACCAGCCGGCACACGAGCCCCGAAGGTCGCGGCACGGCCAGGCCGTCGGCGATGGTGCGGCCGGAAAGGCCCATGTCCTTGATGGACACGGCCTCGTGGCGGCCCGTGGCCAG
Protein-coding regions in this window:
- a CDS encoding M48 family metallopeptidase, with protein sequence MSVQRFRFAPGVTRRLAAALAAVFFFVTAVLVPAAQASLFSFDLKDERELGEKFNALIRARMPLIEDTEVNDYIQGIINRLVRVKPPMAFPITLGVINNNAVNAFAGPAGYVFVYTGLLLQMDHESEVAGVLAHELGHVSQQHIAKRMGEMQALSIGQLVGVLAGVILGQTTGNRDLGSAVAIGSQAASAHAYLKYSRDDEREADQVGMNTLVAAGYRPQGLVEAFETMRRLRFMQGGGVIPTYLSTHPGLEERMGYLRDRLKLLPKNVLDRKDNDVAFKRAQMLVRARYTDANNAVAYFRKLGDKATCLDKLGLAIALSRSLADVSQAKSAFETALACGGKDALVLRESGRYFLKIRDFARAKSLLQAALRQNPRDIDANYEYGRMLAQEGNYREAVTYLDQVRMRVPENPEIRAIYGQVLGQAGDIFHAYLNLTYAAIYENNPRQAKFQMEKAKAAAKNDDDRRELARLEETMKKRSAYWKKRF
- a CDS encoding phosphotransferase family protein, with product MRKGTEEKTPIVVRPEAVERYLRESFGDGARLIGVCAMGADGQGMKEFGYGKPVCLDFEVDGEARHGVLSIMRGDKYGHQFYWDRAAILMFQYEAGGRMEKHVRPIGLGYFDRDDRLVPVSAPKEFFIISEKAQGYDYYLDLQRIQKTGLEDRDVRMAREFAKWLARVHAVKKDDADLYLRRVRNLIGASECIFGLVDAYPHPYELFPPEKFCALEKRVIDWRWKLRGFTHRLSEVHGDFHPWNVLIQEDGAKRDFAVLDRSRGQWGEPADDVATMSLNYVLFGLYKEPKLAGDFERLYMTFWETYLRESGDDDILAVIAPFFVFRGLVVASPQWYPGHPPEVRKGLLRFLVNVLEDDRFDCQDFNRYMR
- a CDS encoding adenylyl-sulfate kinase gives rise to the protein MPATLWFTGLPGSGKSAVARAVEKTLTLGGSRVAYLEMDARRKAYFPKPTYSEAERESAYRLFAEEAAGLYRAGGHDYILMDASAPKRAMRDYARSLMARFAEAHIRCALATAMAREAARPEGLVMAGLYAKAMLRKTTGRQFPGLGQVIGVDVPFEEDPKAECIVEAEHLPIEACRDAVLAFLRSWGSEDSGGGAASPGPHRRGE
- a CDS encoding class I SAM-dependent methyltransferase, giving the protein MRLLVWGTGSRAKQSVPALRTEAMEIVAFIDSFDSGGFFSGKPVLSPGQAAALKPGIDYDGVYIASYFAEEISATAESLGFPKSLFLPECFPHFLRYKERLGEEQFLRLLAVPWWYHAFEILPGIMTPGVCRYKPHLLEHPLARHVAGKRVLDIGAWDGPYTLEMARRGARVTAFDIQPPQQSGFDAMRALNGIDAAHICESVYNLAPDAHGRFDVVLFFGVYYHLRSPLLAIANINAVLEDGGLVFVEGAVLEGAGHVDAYCADNADSIANVAAMPMAYYVKDIFQDHWSNWWVPNMACLRHWFTSSGFTVEHEALFENDSRGYLIARKVGPVPPEHTVLDGPRS
- a CDS encoding tRNA-binding protein; protein product: MEPLAFDDFLKVDMRVGRILAAEPLPKARIPAYKLTIDFGELGVRKSSARVTNLYAAGDLPGRQVIAVVNFPPKRIAGFLSEVLVLGLDGEGGVVLLAPEREVALGQRVF
- a CDS encoding DUF1848 domain-containing protein; its protein translation is MIISASRRTDIPAFYARWLVNRLRAGFCEVVSPFNAAQVSRVSLAPEDVDAIVFWTRDPRPLLPHLPELRAMGHEPFFLFTVLANPRELDPKCPAPDVSVPAFAALAAALPARITWRYDPIVLTEKTPPDWHRAAFARLAHRLAGLTDRVVVSFLEPYRKIAGRMKPLAAQGFAPFPPDEEERLRLLFDLRDMAAAHGMRLMTCCQPELYQEAGITPARCVDPDWIAARLGRPLALGKDPHQRPRCGCAPSKDIGAYDRCLFGCRYCYATSSFERARTAFARHDPGVTML